From the Bacillus tuaregi genome, one window contains:
- a CDS encoding YggS family pyridoxal phosphate-dependent enzyme has protein sequence MKVADNLQTIKDTIAKACVQSNRNPEEIRIIAVTKYVSIERAKEALDSGVVDLGENREEGLTAKWDALQDKPTWHFIGSLQTRKVKNIIDKVDYIHSLDRLSLAKEIDKRANRRIKCLVQVNVSGEETKHGVAPEEVRPFIDEIKQYPNIEVVGLMTMAPYTDDQAFLRECFKKLKSIQLNIKQLKLEYAPCTELSMGMSNDYRVAIEEGATMVRIGTALVGEE, from the coding sequence ATGAAAGTGGCAGATAATTTACAGACAATCAAAGACACGATAGCGAAAGCGTGTGTACAGTCTAACCGAAATCCCGAAGAGATTAGAATCATTGCCGTAACCAAATACGTATCGATTGAACGGGCGAAGGAAGCTTTGGATTCGGGGGTTGTTGATTTAGGTGAAAATCGCGAGGAAGGCTTAACGGCTAAATGGGATGCTTTACAGGACAAGCCTACTTGGCATTTTATCGGATCCCTACAAACGCGGAAAGTTAAAAATATTATCGATAAAGTCGACTATATACATTCACTTGATCGACTATCACTTGCTAAAGAAATCGATAAACGGGCAAATCGAAGGATTAAATGCTTAGTGCAAGTGAATGTATCTGGTGAGGAAACCAAACACGGGGTAGCACCAGAAGAGGTTAGGCCGTTTATCGATGAAATAAAACAATATCCGAATATTGAGGTAGTCGGGTTAATGACGATGGCACCTTATACGGATGATCAAGCATTTTTGCGTGAATGCTTTAAAAAGCTGAAAAGTATTCAATTAAACATCAAACAGTTGAAGCTTGAATATGCACCTTGTACTGAATTATCGATGGGGATGTCAAATGATTATAGAGTAGCCATTGAAGAAGGTGCAACAATGGTTCGCATTGGAACAGCCTTAGTCGGAGAGGAATAG
- a CDS encoding YlmC/YmxH family sporulation protein, with translation MVRISDFQIKDVVNVADGKKLGNIGDIEIDVQTGKIEAIVISGSGKILGFFGKDEDIIIPWKNILKIGEDVILVRYKESSEYKINEEET, from the coding sequence ATGGTAAGAATCTCTGATTTCCAGATAAAAGACGTGGTAAATGTAGCGGATGGAAAAAAGCTTGGCAATATTGGGGATATTGAAATCGATGTACAAACAGGAAAAATCGAAGCGATAGTGATTTCCGGCTCAGGTAAGATCCTTGGATTCTTTGGTAAGGATGAGGATATCATAATACCTTGGAAGAATATTTTGAAAATAGGTGAAGATGTCATCTTAGTTCGCTACAAGGAATCTTCGGAATATAAAATCAATGAAGAAGAAACGTAA
- the ileS gene encoding isoleucine--tRNA ligase yields MDYKDTLLMPKTEFPMRGNLPKREPEIQEKWEEMDIYQLVQERTKDRPMFVLHDGPPYANGDIHMGHALNKILKDFIVRYKSMSGYNAPYVPGWDTHGLPIEQALTNKGVKRKEMSVAEFRKLCEKYAYEQIENQRNQFKRLGVRGDWENPYITLKPAYEAQQIKVFGEMAKKGYIYKGKKPVYWSPSSESALAEAEIEYQDKKSPSIYVGFPVKDGKDVLDTDVKIIIWTTTPWTIPANLGISVHPDLTYVVVEEKGQKYLVAKDLLEVVTSEIGWENPVTVLSVKGSELDRIVAKHPIYDRDSLVMLGDHVTIDAGTGCVHTAPGHGEDDFYVGQKYGLDVLCPVDDKGVMTEEAEGFAGLFYDKANKPITEKLEEVGALLKLSFITHSYPHDWRTKKPVIYRATAQWFASIKDFRDDLLEAIKETKWVPAWGETRLFNMVRDRGDWCISRQRAWGVPIPVFYAENGEPVITDETIEHVSNLFREYGSNVWFEREAKDLLPEGFKHEGSPNGTFTKETDIMDVWFDSGSSHQAVLVERDDLQRPADLYLEGSDQYRGWFNSSLSTGVAVTGKAPYKGVLSHGFALDGEGRKMSKSVGNVVIPAKVMNQLGADILRLWVASVDYQADVRVSDAILKQVAEVYRKIRNTFRFLLGNLDDFNPTKDAIPYEKLREVDQFMLVKLNELIKQVRNSYENYEFASIYHAVNNFCTLDLSSFYLDFAKDVLYIEASDQYDRRAIQTVLYESLLSLTKLVAPILSHTADEVWNFIPEVEEVSVQLTDIPEAQELAGAEQLLAKWSKFMNLRDDVLKALEEARNQKVIGKSLTAKVTLYVRDDTKNLLDSIQENLQQLFIVSGFEVVDGYDKAPEEALKLEHGAIVISKAEGETCDRCWTVTPNVGERENHPTLCPRCADVVQKNYSHLV; encoded by the coding sequence ATGGATTACAAAGATACTTTATTAATGCCAAAAACTGAATTTCCTATGCGAGGCAATCTGCCTAAAAGAGAGCCTGAAATTCAAGAGAAATGGGAAGAAATGGATATTTATCAATTAGTACAGGAAAGAACAAAGGACCGTCCTATGTTCGTACTTCATGATGGACCTCCATATGCCAACGGTGACATTCATATGGGGCACGCATTGAATAAAATTCTAAAGGATTTTATTGTTCGATATAAATCCATGAGTGGCTATAATGCCCCTTATGTGCCTGGCTGGGATACGCATGGTCTTCCTATTGAACAGGCATTGACAAACAAAGGGGTAAAACGGAAAGAAATGTCCGTTGCCGAATTTAGAAAGCTTTGTGAAAAGTATGCTTATGAGCAAATTGAAAACCAACGTAATCAATTCAAGCGTCTAGGTGTTCGTGGTGATTGGGAAAATCCTTATATTACTTTGAAGCCTGCCTATGAGGCACAGCAAATTAAAGTATTCGGTGAAATGGCCAAAAAAGGTTATATTTACAAAGGTAAAAAACCTGTTTATTGGTCCCCTTCAAGTGAATCTGCTCTTGCAGAGGCTGAAATTGAATATCAAGATAAGAAATCACCATCGATTTACGTTGGGTTTCCAGTAAAAGATGGTAAAGATGTATTGGATACAGATGTTAAAATCATTATCTGGACAACAACACCATGGACAATACCGGCTAACCTTGGTATTTCTGTTCATCCTGATTTAACTTATGTTGTTGTAGAAGAAAAAGGACAAAAATATCTTGTTGCAAAGGATCTTCTTGAGGTTGTCACAAGCGAAATCGGCTGGGAAAATCCGGTCACTGTTCTATCCGTTAAGGGAAGTGAGCTTGACCGTATTGTAGCAAAGCACCCAATATACGACCGTGATTCTCTTGTCATGCTTGGTGATCATGTAACGATTGATGCCGGAACAGGCTGTGTTCATACTGCGCCAGGACATGGGGAAGATGACTTTTATGTTGGACAGAAGTATGGTCTAGATGTTCTCTGCCCAGTTGATGATAAAGGGGTTATGACAGAGGAAGCAGAAGGTTTTGCCGGATTATTTTATGATAAAGCGAATAAACCCATAACAGAAAAGCTTGAAGAAGTCGGGGCCCTGTTAAAGCTATCCTTTATCACTCACTCCTATCCGCATGATTGGAGAACGAAAAAACCGGTTATCTACCGTGCAACTGCACAGTGGTTTGCATCTATTAAAGATTTCCGTGATGATTTGCTTGAAGCGATTAAAGAAACAAAATGGGTTCCAGCCTGGGGGGAAACAAGATTATTTAACATGGTTCGCGACCGTGGTGACTGGTGTATTTCTCGTCAGCGTGCATGGGGTGTGCCAATTCCAGTGTTTTATGCTGAAAATGGTGAGCCTGTTATTACGGATGAGACAATTGAACATGTATCAAACCTATTCCGCGAGTATGGATCAAATGTTTGGTTTGAACGAGAAGCAAAGGATCTTCTGCCTGAAGGATTTAAGCACGAGGGTAGTCCTAACGGTACCTTTACAAAGGAAACAGACATTATGGATGTTTGGTTCGATTCTGGTTCTTCCCACCAAGCAGTGTTAGTAGAACGTGATGACCTACAGCGCCCAGCGGACCTTTACTTAGAAGGCTCTGACCAATATCGCGGCTGGTTTAACTCATCCTTGTCTACCGGTGTAGCGGTAACAGGAAAAGCACCATATAAAGGTGTATTAAGTCATGGATTTGCACTCGATGGTGAGGGCAGAAAAATGAGTAAATCGGTTGGGAATGTAGTAATCCCTGCAAAGGTGATGAATCAATTAGGTGCAGACATTCTTCGACTTTGGGTCGCTTCAGTTGATTATCAAGCAGATGTTCGTGTATCTGATGCAATATTAAAGCAAGTGGCAGAGGTATACCGTAAAATTCGTAATACTTTCCGCTTTTTACTTGGAAACCTTGATGATTTTAATCCGACTAAGGATGCGATTCCGTATGAAAAGCTACGTGAAGTAGATCAATTCATGCTAGTTAAATTAAATGAGTTAATCAAACAGGTTCGTAACAGCTATGAAAATTATGAATTTGCAAGTATTTATCATGCAGTTAATAATTTCTGTACGCTTGACTTGAGTTCCTTCTATCTTGATTTTGCAAAGGATGTCCTATATATCGAAGCAAGTGATCAATATGACCGTCGTGCCATTCAAACCGTCTTATATGAAAGCTTACTATCTCTAACCAAATTAGTTGCACCAATTCTCTCCCATACAGCTGATGAGGTATGGAATTTTATTCCAGAAGTAGAAGAGGTAAGTGTGCAATTAACCGATATTCCTGAAGCACAAGAACTGGCGGGAGCAGAACAATTATTGGCTAAATGGTCTAAGTTCATGAATCTTCGTGATGATGTGTTAAAAGCACTGGAAGAGGCACGTAATCAGAAAGTGATAGGGAAATCCTTAACAGCAAAAGTAACGTTGTATGTAAGAGACGATACAAAGAATCTTTTAGA
- the spoIIGA gene encoding sigma-E processing peptidase SpoIIGA, producing the protein MAVYLDIIWLLNFLFDSLLLYLTALVLKRDFRYWRILAGGMIGSVIILLSITPLNTYSGHPIVKLLFSVVMILTVFGYRRFKYFISGLMTFYLATFLVGGSLMGIHYFIQFDLDLSSSVFMASIKGFGDPISWLFVVLGFPLAWQFSKRNMDRIEVAKIQHNQKVLVEIVLGGESYRFTGLVDSGNQLYDPISKMPVMFVSVKKIIEVLPKELKEIAIESEEVILGSKPLAPEWENRLRVIPYKVLGQEHQLILALKPEQMVITQNGETIQVEKGLISLTMQELSSDDSFQCIVHPKMLNGIRKAESA; encoded by the coding sequence TTGGCGGTTTATTTAGATATTATTTGGTTGTTAAATTTTCTATTTGATAGCCTCCTTCTTTATTTAACTGCGCTGGTATTAAAAAGGGATTTCCGTTACTGGAGAATTTTAGCTGGGGGGATGATTGGTTCTGTCATCATTCTATTATCCATTACTCCTTTGAATACCTATTCTGGGCACCCAATCGTCAAATTATTATTTTCAGTAGTGATGATTCTTACGGTTTTTGGCTATAGGAGATTTAAATATTTTATTAGTGGACTCATGACGTTTTATTTGGCTACCTTTCTTGTTGGCGGTTCATTAATGGGCATACATTATTTTATTCAGTTTGATTTAGATCTTTCGTCGTCCGTATTCATGGCAAGTATAAAGGGTTTTGGTGATCCGATAAGCTGGTTATTTGTAGTCCTGGGCTTTCCGTTGGCATGGCAGTTTTCGAAAAGGAATATGGATCGCATTGAAGTAGCAAAGATTCAACACAACCAGAAGGTCCTGGTGGAGATTGTATTAGGAGGCGAATCATATCGTTTTACAGGACTTGTAGATAGTGGGAATCAACTATATGACCCCATTTCAAAGATGCCAGTCATGTTTGTATCAGTCAAAAAAATAATAGAAGTGCTGCCAAAGGAATTAAAAGAGATTGCGATAGAATCAGAGGAAGTGATCTTGGGAAGCAAACCACTGGCACCGGAATGGGAAAACCGCTTGAGGGTGATTCCATATAAAGTGCTCGGACAGGAACATCAGCTGATTCTTGCGCTGAAGCCGGAGCAAATGGTCATTACACAAAATGGTGAAACCATCCAAGTAGAAAAAGGGCTCATATCCCTTACTATGCAGGAATTATCCTCAGACGACAGCTTTCAATGCATCGTCCACCCAAAAATGCTCAATGGAATAAGAAAAGCGGAGTCGGCTTGA
- the ftsZ gene encoding cell division protein FtsZ — MLEFESNVEALATIKVIGVGGGGNNAVNRMIEHGVQGVEFIAVNTDAQALNLSKAEVKMQIGGKLTRGLGAGANPEVGKKAAEESKEQIEEALKGADMVFVTAGMGGGTGTGAAPVIAQIARDLGALTVGVVTRPFTFEGRKRATQATGGISCMKDSVDTLIVIPNDRLLEIVDKSTPMLEAFREADNVLRQGVQGISDLIAVPGLINLDFADVKTIMSNKGSALMGIGVASGENRAAEAAKKSISSPLLETSIDGAQGVLLNITGGSNLSLYEVQEAADIVASASDQEVNMIFGSVINDNLKDEIVVTVIATGFNEEVIQPKPLRPSFGQQQKPAANPVKREPKREEPPVEQPRVSTPQQGEDVLDIPTFLRNRNRRR, encoded by the coding sequence ATGCTGGAATTTGAATCAAATGTAGAGGCATTAGCAACGATAAAGGTTATTGGTGTTGGCGGTGGTGGAAATAATGCCGTCAACCGTATGATAGAGCATGGTGTTCAAGGCGTTGAATTTATAGCTGTTAATACTGATGCCCAAGCATTAAACCTCTCCAAAGCGGAAGTGAAGATGCAAATTGGTGGTAAGCTAACAAGAGGGCTTGGTGCAGGAGCCAATCCAGAAGTAGGAAAAAAAGCGGCAGAAGAAAGTAAGGAGCAAATTGAAGAAGCCCTAAAGGGTGCCGACATGGTGTTTGTGACTGCTGGTATGGGCGGTGGAACCGGAACAGGTGCAGCCCCTGTTATTGCGCAAATTGCAAGGGATTTGGGAGCACTAACGGTCGGTGTTGTAACGAGACCGTTTACCTTTGAAGGCAGAAAAAGAGCTACACAGGCTACAGGTGGAATCTCCTGTATGAAGGATTCTGTCGATACGTTAATTGTCATCCCAAATGATCGCCTTCTTGAAATTGTAGATAAAAGTACGCCGATGCTTGAGGCATTTAGAGAAGCAGATAATGTGCTTCGTCAAGGGGTTCAAGGTATTTCTGATTTAATTGCAGTACCTGGATTAATTAACCTCGATTTTGCCGATGTAAAAACAATTATGTCAAATAAAGGCTCTGCGTTAATGGGAATCGGTGTAGCATCAGGAGAAAATCGTGCTGCTGAGGCTGCGAAAAAATCGATATCATCACCATTACTGGAAACTTCTATCGATGGGGCACAGGGTGTATTATTAAATATTACTGGCGGTTCAAACTTAAGTCTTTACGAAGTACAGGAAGCAGCTGATATTGTTGCGAGTGCTTCTGACCAAGAAGTAAATATGATTTTTGGTTCGGTAATCAATGATAATTTAAAGGATGAAATTGTTGTGACGGTTATTGCTACTGGTTTTAATGAAGAGGTAATCCAGCCTAAGCCGTTACGCCCTTCTTTTGGTCAGCAGCAAAAGCCTGCTGCAAATCCGGTGAAGAGGGAGCCTAAAAGGGAAGAACCTCCGGTGGAGCAGCCAAGGGTTAGCACACCTCAGCAGGGTGAAGATGTTCTTGATATTCCAACTTTCCTTAGAAATCGTAATCGAAGAAGATAA
- the sigE gene encoding RNA polymerase sporulation sigma factor SigE: protein MKKLKLRLSYFWYKLLFKLGLKADETYYIGGSEALPPPLNKEEEALLIEKLPNGDKAARSILIERNLRLVVYIARKFENTGINIEDLISIGTIGLIKAVNTFNPEKKIKLATYASRCIENEILMYLRRNNKIRSEVSFDEPLNIDWDGNELLLSDVLGTEEDIITKDLEASVDKKLLLKALHQLSDREKQIMELRFGLGTGEEKTQKDVADMLGISQSYISRLEKRIIKRLKKEFNKMV, encoded by the coding sequence ATGAAGAAACTTAAACTACGCCTTTCGTATTTTTGGTATAAACTATTGTTCAAATTAGGCTTGAAAGCCGATGAAACCTACTATATTGGCGGTAGTGAAGCGCTGCCTCCTCCCCTTAACAAAGAAGAGGAAGCGTTGCTAATAGAAAAACTCCCGAATGGTGATAAAGCGGCTAGGTCTATTCTGATTGAACGGAACCTGAGATTGGTTGTGTATATTGCCAGAAAATTCGAAAATACAGGCATTAATATTGAGGATTTAATTAGTATTGGGACAATCGGATTGATTAAGGCCGTTAATACCTTTAATCCAGAAAAAAAAATAAAATTGGCTACATATGCATCAAGATGTATTGAAAATGAAATTCTCATGTACTTACGGAGAAATAATAAAATTCGCTCCGAAGTATCTTTTGATGAACCACTAAATATCGATTGGGACGGGAATGAATTACTACTATCTGATGTACTAGGAACTGAGGAGGATATCATTACAAAGGACCTCGAAGCAAGTGTAGATAAAAAACTATTGTTAAAGGCTCTTCATCAGCTTTCGGATCGTGAAAAACAAATAATGGAATTGCGCTTTGGTCTGGGTACAGGCGAGGAAAAAACACAAAAGGATGTAGCTGATATGCTTGGGATATCACAATCTTATATTTCTCGATTAGAAAAGCGAATTATAAAGAGACTCAAAAAAGAGTTCAATAAAATGGTGTAA
- a CDS encoding cell division protein SepF: protein MSIKSKFKTFFFLDDEYADNEEDQYEEEYEPEKKQKTFSTPPKQNVVSLQSVQKSSKVVLVEPRVYAEAQDVADHLKNRKAVVVNLQRIDHDQARRIVDFLSGTVYAIGGDIQKIGMDIFICTPDNVEVSGSISEFLQEKEFEHSRW from the coding sequence ATGAGCATTAAATCTAAATTTAAAACCTTTTTCTTTTTAGATGATGAATATGCTGATAACGAAGAGGATCAATATGAAGAAGAATATGAACCAGAAAAAAAGCAAAAAACATTCTCAACTCCGCCTAAGCAAAATGTTGTTAGCTTACAAAGCGTACAAAAATCCTCTAAAGTGGTATTGGTTGAACCTCGAGTATATGCAGAAGCACAGGACGTTGCAGATCACCTGAAAAACAGGAAAGCTGTTGTTGTCAATCTACAGCGCATTGATCATGACCAGGCAAGAAGAATTGTCGACTTTCTAAGTGGAACTGTCTATGCAATAGGCGGAGATATACAAAAAATCGGCATGGATATTTTTATTTGTACACCAGATAATGTTGAAGTTTCCGGCAGTATATCTGAATTTCTTCAAGAAAAAGAATTTGAACATTCGAGGTGGTAA
- a CDS encoding DivIVA domain-containing protein yields the protein MPLTPLDIHNKEFSKGFRGYDEDEVNEFLDQVIKDYEIVLREKKELEDKLNEMTDRMGHFNSLEETLNKSIVVAQEAAEEVKRNAQKEAKLIIKEAEKNSDRIVNESLSKARKIALEIEELKKQSKVFRTRFKMLIEAQLDLLNNDDWDHLLEYELDSTELKSTQEEDSLA from the coding sequence ATGCCATTAACGCCATTGGATATACATAATAAGGAGTTTAGTAAGGGTTTTCGGGGATATGATGAGGATGAAGTAAATGAATTCCTTGACCAGGTAATTAAGGATTATGAAATTGTTCTTCGTGAAAAAAAAGAGCTGGAAGATAAATTAAACGAAATGACTGACAGAATGGGTCATTTTAACTCGCTAGAAGAAACGCTCAATAAATCAATTGTTGTTGCACAGGAAGCTGCTGAGGAAGTAAAACGTAATGCTCAAAAAGAAGCCAAGCTGATTATTAAAGAGGCAGAAAAAAATTCGGACCGCATTGTGAATGAATCCCTGTCTAAGGCAAGAAAAATTGCGCTTGAAATTGAAGAACTGAAAAAGCAATCAAAGGTATTTCGGACCCGATTTAAAATGCTGATTGAAGCACAGCTTGACTTATTAAATAATGACGATTGGGATCATTTGCTCGAGTATGAGCTTGATTCCACAGAGTTAAAATCAACTCAGGAAGAAGATTCCTTAGCTTGA
- the pgeF gene encoding peptidoglycan editing factor PgeF — MDPFVLKEKEYYVLNDWVQRFPNLTAGFTTKNEGKSSGVYHSLNVGFHVNDSEQAVYENRLLLANKLDYPLNTWVGGEQTHDINIKKVTEANKGKGAASYDDAFKQTDGFFTYTPGILLTLCFADCVPLYFIHPDSGAVGIAHAGWKGTVNGIAEEMISVFRSEGLNLNDIFVAIGPSICENCYIVDDRVIKLVENRLEDVEIKPYNLISGNQYKLDLKECNKEILLKAGLPKKNILITKLCTSCQKEQFYSHRRDQGKTGRMMSFIGWKEAIL; from the coding sequence ATGGATCCTTTTGTTTTAAAAGAAAAAGAGTATTACGTCCTTAATGACTGGGTCCAAAGGTTTCCAAACTTAACGGCTGGCTTTACGACGAAGAATGAGGGGAAAAGTAGCGGTGTCTATCATAGTTTAAATGTCGGTTTTCATGTGAATGATTCTGAACAGGCTGTATATGAGAACCGGCTCCTATTAGCGAATAAACTAGATTACCCTTTAAATACATGGGTCGGTGGAGAGCAAACCCATGACATAAACATTAAAAAAGTCACCGAAGCTAACAAAGGGAAGGGGGCAGCTTCATATGACGATGCGTTTAAGCAAACGGATGGATTTTTCACCTATACACCGGGAATTCTGCTAACCTTATGCTTTGCTGACTGTGTGCCTCTTTACTTCATTCACCCTGATTCAGGAGCAGTCGGTATTGCTCATGCAGGCTGGAAAGGGACTGTTAATGGAATTGCCGAGGAAATGATTTCTGTATTTCGATCTGAAGGTTTGAATTTAAATGACATTTTTGTGGCAATTGGGCCCTCTATATGCGAAAATTGTTATATAGTTGATGATCGTGTTATTAAATTAGTGGAAAATAGACTAGAAGATGTCGAGATAAAACCATATAATTTAATCAGTGGTAATCAATATAAACTAGACTTAAAGGAATGTAATAAAGAGATTCTTTTAAAGGCAGGGCTGCCCAAGAAAAATATTCTCATAACGAAACTTTGTACCAGCTGTCAAAAGGAACAATTTTATTCACATCGTAGAGACCAAGGAAAAACCGGACGAATGATGAGTTTTATCGGCTGGAAGGAGGCAATTCTGTAA
- the sigG gene encoding RNA polymerase sporulation sigma factor SigG — MTRNKVEICGVDTSKLPVLKNEEMRLLFKQMQQEGDISAREKLVNGNLRLVLSVIQRFNNRGEFVDDLFQVGCIGLMKSIDNFDLSQNVKFSTYAVPMIIGEIRRYLRDNNPIRVSRSLRDIAYKALQVRERLMSKTSREPTAEEIAKELDVPHEEIVFALDAIQDPVSLFEPIYNDGGDPIFVMDQLSDEKNKDINWIEEIALKEGMRRLNEREKLILRKRFFQGKTQMEVAEEIGISQAQVSRLEKAAIKQMNKNIQS, encoded by the coding sequence TTGACTCGAAACAAAGTAGAAATTTGCGGTGTTGATACATCAAAGCTTCCAGTATTGAAGAACGAAGAAATGAGATTGCTTTTTAAGCAAATGCAACAAGAAGGGGACATATCCGCACGGGAAAAACTCGTTAACGGGAACCTGCGCCTCGTATTAAGTGTGATTCAACGATTTAATAACAGGGGCGAGTTTGTTGATGATCTGTTCCAAGTTGGCTGTATTGGACTTATGAAATCAATTGATAATTTTGATTTAAGTCAAAACGTGAAATTTTCCACCTATGCTGTTCCGATGATTATCGGAGAAATCAGACGTTATTTGCGTGATAATAACCCGATACGTGTTTCACGGTCACTCAGGGACATCGCCTATAAGGCACTGCAAGTACGGGAACGATTAATGAGTAAAACATCACGTGAACCTACAGCAGAAGAAATCGCAAAAGAATTGGATGTCCCGCATGAAGAAATTGTCTTTGCTCTTGATGCCATTCAAGATCCGGTATCACTATTTGAACCGATTTATAATGATGGAGGAGACCCCATCTTTGTTATGGATCAGTTGAGTGATGAAAAAAACAAAGACATCAATTGGATTGAAGAAATCGCCCTTAAAGAAGGAATGCGCCGTCTGAATGAACGGGAAAAGCTTATCCTACGGAAACGATTTTTTCAAGGGAAAACGCAAATGGAAGTGGCAGAGGAAATTGGTATTTCTCAGGCGCAGGTTTCAAGACTTGAGAAAGCTGCCATAAAACAAATGAATAAAAATATACAAAGCTAA
- a CDS encoding YggT family protein, whose product MGFIISIVSTLIYYYSWALIIYILMSWFPNARSSSIGQFLGRICEPYLEPFRRFIPSIGMIDISPIVAFMVLNFATAGLGQLARWFA is encoded by the coding sequence ATGGGATTTATTATTAGCATAGTGTCAACATTGATTTATTACTATTCCTGGGCATTAATTATTTATATTTTAATGTCATGGTTTCCAAATGCTCGCTCATCTAGTATAGGTCAGTTTTTAGGCCGTATATGTGAGCCATATTTAGAGCCGTTTCGTCGTTTTATTCCATCTATCGGGATGATTGATATTTCACCGATTGTTGCCTTTATGGTATTGAACTTTGCTACAGCAGGCTTAGGACAGCTCGCAAGATGGTTTGCGTAA
- a CDS encoding YlmH family RNA-binding protein: protein MSIYQHFRPEEREFINQVVNWKSYVEQAYAPKLTDFLDPRQQQIVKKIVGQHMDVKWGFFGGSDHTERKRALLFPDYYQAEDSDYKISLYEVEYPRKFISIAHRDLLGSLMSLGLKREKFGDIVIVGDRLQFYCAEEVAEYVRLQLQTVGRANVQLSTQVLSEGILPQDLWVENAVTVSSLRLDAVIAAIFQLSRQKSQSLIGSGLVKVNWTSIDNPSFECGEGDTISVRGYGRGKLFSIEGKTKKEKWRIAVGRQK, encoded by the coding sequence ATGTCAATCTATCAGCATTTCCGACCGGAGGAACGAGAATTTATTAATCAGGTGGTCAATTGGAAGTCGTATGTGGAGCAAGCATACGCTCCTAAATTAACGGACTTTCTTGATCCGCGCCAGCAGCAAATTGTGAAGAAAATTGTAGGTCAGCATATGGATGTCAAGTGGGGTTTTTTTGGTGGTTCTGACCATACAGAGCGAAAAAGAGCCCTGCTATTTCCAGACTATTATCAAGCAGAAGACAGTGATTATAAAATTTCATTATATGAAGTGGAATATCCAAGGAAATTTATTAGCATCGCTCATCGGGATTTACTAGGGAGTCTGATGTCACTTGGGTTAAAACGGGAAAAATTTGGAGATATTGTCATCGTTGGGGACCGCCTGCAATTCTATTGTGCTGAAGAGGTCGCAGAATATGTCCGCCTTCAATTACAAACAGTGGGAAGGGCAAATGTACAGTTATCTACACAAGTCTTGTCTGAGGGTATCCTTCCTCAGGATTTGTGGGTTGAAAATGCTGTAACTGTTTCATCGTTAAGGCTTGATGCAGTGATTGCAGCTATTTTTCAACTGTCCAGACAAAAGTCTCAAAGCTTAATAGGCTCAGGACTTGTAAAAGTAAATTGGACAAGCATAGATAATCCTTCATTTGAGTGTGGTGAAGGTGATACGATATCTGTTCGCGGCTACGGTCGTGGTAAGCTATTCTCAATTGAGGGGAAAACGAAGAAGGAGAAATGGCGTATAGCAGTGGGAAGGCAAAAATAA